In Ictalurus furcatus strain D&B chromosome 23, Billie_1.0, whole genome shotgun sequence, a single window of DNA contains:
- the stx17 gene encoding syntaxin-17 isoform X1: MIEPVTFRRDRTMADEEGKLTLRRLEAPIQKFIKVVIPTDLERLHKHQHNIEKFHRNSQWDRLHQEHINASRTVQQLRSNLREMEKLCQRVRSSEAPALEKLVQPIRERASVATQDFLRLHSDSVSHPGPHLEQTDSTDTHAVSDSAYSEEEDVGGAESPVTQFQVHLPAIPAEQNAAESWDSLEEDLLELNGLVNEFCSLVHAQQEKIDSIEANVSAASTNVEEGTRSLGKAARSSLAVLPVAGAVIGTVLAGPLGLLAGFKVAGVAAAVGGGLLGFAGGNLVQRKKKERVESQLQRLNTKQGHEHVQ; encoded by the exons ATGATTGAACCCGTGACCTTTCGGAGAGATCGAACCATGGCAGATGAGGAGGGCAAGCTGACGCTGCGGCGTCTGGAAGCGCCCATCCAGAAGTTCATTAAAGTGGTGATTCCCACTGATCTGGAGCGCCTTCATAAGCACCAGCATAACATAGAGaag TTCCACAGAAACAGCCAATGGGACAGACTGCACCAGGAGCACATCAATGCTAGTCGCACTGTGCAG CAGTTGCGCTCTAACCTGCGCGAGATGGAGAAGTTGTGCCAGCGTGTCCGCAGTTCCGAAGCACCTGCGCTGGAGAAACTcgtccagccaatcagagagcgCGCCTCGGTCGCCACTCAAGACTTCCTGCGGCTTCATTCGGACTCTGTCAGTCACCCGGGGCCACACCTGGAGCAGACCGACAGCACAGACACTCACGCAGTCTCCGACTCAGCATATA gtgaagaagaagacgtGGGCGGGGCCGAGTCACCTGTCACTCAGTTCCAAGTTCATTTACCCGCCATTCCAGCTGAACAGAACGCCGCGGAATCCTGGGACTCGTTAGAAGAG gATCTATTGGAGCTCAATGGGTTAGTGAATGAGTTCTGCTCCCTCGTGCAT GCTCAGCAGGAGAAGATCGACAGCATCGAGGCCAACGTTAGTGCGGCGTCGACTAACGTGGAGGAGGGAACACGCAGCCTGGGGaag gcagCGCGTTCGAGCCTGGCAGTGTTGCCTGTAGCAGGTGCAGTGATTGGCACCGTCTTGGCCGGTCCACTCGGATTACTGGCGGGATTTAAAGTGGCCGGCGTGGCAGCCGCAGTGGGAGGAGGCTTGCTCGGCTTCGCTGGAGGAAACCTCGTCCAACgcaagaagaaagagagagtggagtCGCAGCTTCAACGACTCAACACTAAGCAGGGACACGAGCATGTGCAATGA
- the stx17 gene encoding syntaxin-17 isoform X2, producing the protein MIEPVTFRRDRTMADEEGKLTLRRLEAPIQKFIKVVIPTDLERLHKHQHNIEKFHRNSQWDRLHQEHINASRTVQQLRSNLREMEKLCQRVRSSEAPALEKLVQPIRERASVATQDFLRLHSDSVSHPGPHLEQTDSTDTHAVSDSAYSEEEDVGGAESPVTQFQVHLPAIPAEQNAAESWDSLEEDLLELNGLVNEFCSLVHAQQEKIDSIEANVSAASTNVEEGTRSLGKVRRERQLPLGDRSHSSPLLQPRPSNSIGSSIHTGVQGSAFEPGSVACSRCSDWHRLGRSTRITGGI; encoded by the exons ATGATTGAACCCGTGACCTTTCGGAGAGATCGAACCATGGCAGATGAGGAGGGCAAGCTGACGCTGCGGCGTCTGGAAGCGCCCATCCAGAAGTTCATTAAAGTGGTGATTCCCACTGATCTGGAGCGCCTTCATAAGCACCAGCATAACATAGAGaag TTCCACAGAAACAGCCAATGGGACAGACTGCACCAGGAGCACATCAATGCTAGTCGCACTGTGCAG CAGTTGCGCTCTAACCTGCGCGAGATGGAGAAGTTGTGCCAGCGTGTCCGCAGTTCCGAAGCACCTGCGCTGGAGAAACTcgtccagccaatcagagagcgCGCCTCGGTCGCCACTCAAGACTTCCTGCGGCTTCATTCGGACTCTGTCAGTCACCCGGGGCCACACCTGGAGCAGACCGACAGCACAGACACTCACGCAGTCTCCGACTCAGCATATA gtgaagaagaagacgtGGGCGGGGCCGAGTCACCTGTCACTCAGTTCCAAGTTCATTTACCCGCCATTCCAGCTGAACAGAACGCCGCGGAATCCTGGGACTCGTTAGAAGAG gATCTATTGGAGCTCAATGGGTTAGTGAATGAGTTCTGCTCCCTCGTGCAT GCTCAGCAGGAGAAGATCGACAGCATCGAGGCCAACGTTAGTGCGGCGTCGACTAACGTGGAGGAGGGAACACGCAGCCTGGGGaaggtgaggagagagaggcaACTCCCGCTGGGGGATCGATCTCACTCCAGCCCCCTGCTTCAGCCGAGGCCTAGCAACTCCATCGGGTCATCGATCCACACCGGCGTGCA aggcagCGCGTTCGAGCCTGGCAGTGTTGCCTGTAGCAGGTGCAGTGATTGGCACCGTCTTGGCCGGTCCACTCGGATTACTGGCGGGATTTAA